CCTGCGCCTGGTGGCCCGCCGCGCCCAGGCCATGCGAGCCGCTTGTGAAGAGCAGCCCGGCACGATGGCCGCCATCCTGGGCCTGGCCGACGACGTGGTGGAGCGCATCTGCCAGGAAATCAGCGCTGGGGGCGACGTGGTGGTGGCCGCCAATTACAACTGCCCCGGCCAGCTGGTAGTATCGGGCGCGGTGCGCGGCGTGGAACTGGCCTGCGAGCAGCTGAAGGCCGCCGGTGCCAAGCGCGCCCTGCTGCTGCCGGTGGGCGGCGCCTTCCACTCGCCACTGATGCAGTCGGCCGCCACGGCCCTGGGCGAGGCCATCGAGAAGACGACCTTCCGCGAAGCCCGCTGCCCCGTGTACCAAAACGTGGACGGCCAGCCCCACCGGGCCCCCGCCGAAATCAAGGCCAACCTGCTGGCCCAGCTCACGGCCCCCGTGCGCTGGACGCAATCGGTGCAGCGCATGGCCGCCGACGGCGCCCTCGACTTTGTGGAGTGCGGCCCCGGCAAGGTGCTCCAGGGCCTGGTGAAGAAGATTGTGCCCACGGCCACCGTCGCCTCGGCGCAGTGACGGAAGGACCAAGGGGCCCGGCGCGGCCACGCTTCGGCTGGGCGCTGGGCGCCGGGGCCCTGGCGTTGCTGGGCCTGTACCTGGTCTTGAGCCACGGCGGCTTCGGCGGCACCGGCGACTCGTTTTATTACCTGGCGGCCGCCCGCAGCCTGCGCGCGGGCGGCCAAATGCTGGGCCCCGACGGGACGCCATACCGTTTTTGGGGCCCCCTCTACCCGGCGTTGCTGGCGGTATTTGCCTCGCCCGCAGGGGTCAGGTGGTTGCACGGGGTAGCGCTGCTGGCCCACTTGGGGTTGTGGAGCTGGGTCGGGCGTGCTTTGTTGGGCCGCCGGAGCTGGGTGCTGCCCCTGGTGGTGGCCCTGAGCACGGCGGTGCTGGTGCCGGCCAAATTTATCTGGTCCGAAACCGTCTTCGTGGCGCTGACGGCGGCGTACTGCGCGGCCTTGGCTGCGTGGCTGCGTACTGGCCGCGGGCATTGGTTGGCGTGGGCCACCGCGGCGGGCTTTCTGCTGCCGTTGCAGCGCACATCGGGCGTGTTTCTGCTAGCCGGTGCGGCGGTGGGCTTGCTGGTGGGCGGGGGGTGGCGCCGTGGCCGCTGGCTGCTGCTGGCCCACGGCGCCGGCTGCGGCCTGGGAGTGCTCAGCTGGAGCTACTACGCCGCTGTGGTGGGTCCTGCCGAAAGCGGGCTGCCCGGCGGCTGGTTAAAGCTGCTGAATACCCTGGCCGATTATGGCTTTGTGCTGGTGCGCTGGTTTGGGCCGGTAGCGGGCGGGTGGCGCGGCACCACGCCCGTTGCGGCCGCCGGCTGGGCCCTGGTGCTGGCCGCGCTCTTGGCCGCGCTGTGGCCGCGCCCCAACTTCCAGTGGCCGCGGCTCCCTGCTTCGGTAACGGTGTTGCAGCTGCTGTGGTGGGTGGTAGCGGCCGATGTGCTCGGGCACGTGGTGGCCGTAACCCGCACGCGGGCCGGAGCCGGCTTGCACGATACCGAGCGTTACCTAGCGGCGCTGGTGGGGCCCGTGCTGCTGCTGGCGCTGGCTTGCTGGCCAGCGGCCGGCTCAGTGCGCTGGCGGCAGGTGCTAAACGGCCTCGCGTTGGTGGCCTGGCTTGGGTACTCGGCCCTGCGCGTGGGCCACAACGTGGCCGAGCTGCGCCAGCGCCCGCCCGTGGCGTGGCCGGCAATGGGGCCCTGGCGCTAGGGCCCGGCCTGTTTCATTAACACCACCGCGCCCCGCTGTGCCGCTACCCGGCCCACGGCCGCACGGCCAGCGAATCGGGGCAGCGGCGGAGCAGCTCGGCAATGGTAAGGCGCAGCTGCGGGTGCACCAACGCGGCGGCGATTTCAGCCAGGGGCCCCAGCGCGAACCGGCGCACTGGCAGGCGCGGGTGCGGCACGGTTAGGCTAAGGGTGTCAATAACTAGGTTGTCGTAGAGCAGCACGTCCACGTCGAGGGTGCGGCTGCCCCAGCGCTCGTGCCGCTCGCGGCCGGCGGCGGCTTCGGTGGCCAGGCAATGGGCCAGCAGCGCCGCCGGGGCCAGCGCGGTGCGCAAGCCCACGGCCTGGTTGAGGTAGGCCGGCTGGTCGGCGGGGCCCCAGGCGGCGGTTTCGTAAATGCCTGAGGTGGCCACCAATTCGCCCGCGGCGGCCAGGCCGGTGCGCGCCGCTTGCAGGTAGGCCGCACGGTTGCCGAGGTTGCTGCCCAGCAGCAGGTAGGCCAGGGCGGGCACGCTCACGTGTGCCGGGCCAGAAACTCGGCCGTGCGCGCGGCCACCAGGTGGGCCGGCCCGGGCAGTGCGTCGCCTAGCCAGGGGTGGGCCCCGCCAAACATGTGCGTGGCCCCGGGCACCAGCAGCAGCTCGGCGTCGGGCTTGGCGGCGTGCAGGGCGTGGGCGGCATCCAGGGGCACGGTTTCGTCGGCGTCGCCGTGCACAATGAGCAGAGGCTGGGGCAAGCGGTGCGCCACGTTGGCCAGGATGTCGAGCCGTGCGCGGTTGGCCTCGTAATCCTCCACAATCTGGTAGTACATGGGCAGGGGCTGGCCGGTGCGGCTGTTGGGCACCATCAGCTGGCCGGTGCGGGCCCACTCGGCCAGCACCTCGGGGCCCCAGCGCTGGTCGATGTCGGCAATGGCGGCCCAGGTGGCCACGGCCCGCACCCGGGCATCTTCGGCGGCCTTGAGCAGCACCAGGGCCCCGCCGCGGCTGTGGCCCACGAGCGAGAGCCGGGCCAAATCCAGTTCGGCCGGGGGCAGGGGCGTGGCTCCGGGCGTGCCCAGGGCGTCGAGCAGCTGGCTCAGGTCGTCGAGCTCCAGGCTGAAGTTGTTGCGGCCGAAGGCGTCCAAATCTTCCAGGTCGCCGGTGCCGCCCATCACCACGCCGTTGTGCGATAAGTTTAGCTTGACGAACACGAAGCCCTGCTCGGCAAAAAAAACGGCCAGCTGCGGGAAATGGCCCCAATCCTTAAATCCTTTAAAGCCGTGCACAAATACCACCACCGGTTTGGCGCGGCCGTCGGCCCGGTAGGTAGCGTCGGCGGCAAACGGCCGGCCGTGCCGCAAGCCGGTGAGAATGAACGGAACGTGGGCGAGCATGGGCGCAAGGGCAGGGGTGAAGCGAGCCTCTCCACGGCGCGACGCGCGGGCTGGCCCCGCAAGTAAGCCATCCGGGGCGCAAAAGTTTCGCGCCGGCCCGGCCCTGGCCTCGGCCATTGCGCCGTATCATTGCCGCGCCATGCCGCAGCTTTCCTCCGTTTCCCTCGCCCAAATTCAGGCCCCTATTGCGGCCGAAATGGACGAGTTTGAGCACAAATTTCGCCAGTCGATGCGCACCAACGTGCTGCTGCTCGACAAGATTATGGGCTACATTGTGAAGCGCAAGGGCAAGCAAATCCGGCCGATGTTCGTGTTCTTTTCGGCCCGCATTGCCTTGCCCGACGCCGCGGGGCCCCTGCCCGAAGCCACCTTCCGCGGCGCCACCCTCATCGAGCTGCTGCACACGGCCACGCTGGTGCACGACGACGTGGTGGACGAGAGCAACTACCGCCGCGGCTTTTTTTCCATCAATGCATTGTGGAAGAATAAGATAGCCGTGCTGGTGGGCGACTACCTGCTCTCGCGGGGGATGCAACTCGCGCTGGAGCACGACG
This genomic stretch from Hymenobacter sp. PAMC 26628 harbors:
- the fabD gene encoding ACP S-malonyltransferase, giving the protein MNPSPLSSLPAPAFVFPGQGSQFSGMARELFAQNDAARQLLTQANDILGFSLTELMFNGSEDDLRRTDVTQPAIFVHSVAQFVAVPDRAVGMAAGHSLGEFSALVAAGVLDFADALRLVARRAQAMRAACEEQPGTMAAILGLADDVVERICQEISAGGDVVVAANYNCPGQLVVSGAVRGVELACEQLKAAGAKRALLLPVGGAFHSPLMQSAATALGEAIEKTTFREARCPVYQNVDGQPHRAPAEIKANLLAQLTAPVRWTQSVQRMAADGALDFVECGPGKVLQGLVKKIVPTATVASAQ
- the folK gene encoding 2-amino-4-hydroxy-6-hydroxymethyldihydropteridine diphosphokinase; translated protein: MSVPALAYLLLGSNLGNRAAYLQAARTGLAAAGELVATSGIYETAAWGPADQPAYLNQAVGLRTALAPAALLAHCLATEAAAGRERHERWGSRTLDVDVLLYDNLVIDTLSLTVPHPRLPVRRFALGPLAEIAAALVHPQLRLTIAELLRRCPDSLAVRPWAG
- a CDS encoding alpha/beta hydrolase family protein; this encodes MLAHVPFILTGLRHGRPFAADATYRADGRAKPVVVFVHGFKGFKDWGHFPQLAVFFAEQGFVFVKLNLSHNGVVMGGTGDLEDLDAFGRNNFSLELDDLSQLLDALGTPGATPLPPAELDLARLSLVGHSRGGALVLLKAAEDARVRAVATWAAIADIDQRWGPEVLAEWARTGQLMVPNSRTGQPLPMYYQIVEDYEANRARLDILANVAHRLPQPLLIVHGDADETVPLDAAHALHAAKPDAELLLVPGATHMFGGAHPWLGDALPGPAHLVAARTAEFLARHT